A window of the Phaseolus vulgaris cultivar G19833 chromosome 5, P. vulgaris v2.0, whole genome shotgun sequence genome harbors these coding sequences:
- the LOC137835429 gene encoding fasciclin-like arabinogalactan protein 13, with protein sequence MAFTSLILILFCSFCLILQAQAQAQAQAPAPSSGAVDLVAILQKGGQYTTLIRLLNDSQQLIQIQSQLKSNSQGFTLFAPTDNAFQNLKSGALNHLSDEQKVQLILYHVTPKYYSLADLLTVSNPVRTQASGSDGSWGLNFTGQGNQVNVSSGVVETQVNNALRQQFPLAVYQVDKVLLPEELFGEKSPAAPSPKSPKSSPETTTVGKAGGAPSPSGEGQKDNGAAERNMGFGVILGVGLICMGALS encoded by the coding sequence ATGGCCTTCACCTCTCTCATTCTCATTCTCTTCTGTTCTTTCTGCTTAATTCTTCAGGCccaggcccaagcccaagctcAAGCCCCTGCGCCTTCCTCCGGAGCCGTGGACCTTGTTGCCATCCTCCAAAAAGGTGGCCAATACACAACCCTTATCCGTCTCTTGAATGACTCTCAACAACTAATCCAAATCCAGAGTCAACTCAAGTCAAACTCCCAAGGGTTCACCCTTTTCGCGCCCACTGACAATGCTTTCCAGAACCTCAAATCTGGGGCTCTCAACCATCTCAGTGATGAGCAGAAAGTGCAGCTCATCCTCTATCATGTCACTCCCAAGTACTACTCTCTCGCTGATCTCTTGACCGTCAGCAACCCTGTCAGAACGCAAGCCTCTGGCAGTGATGGCTCATGGGGGCTCAACTTCACCGGCCAAGGGAACCAGGTCAACGTCTCCTCCGGGGTGGTGGAAACCCAGGTCAACAACGCCCTCAGGCAGCAGTTCCCGCTGGCGGTTTACCAGGTGGACAAGGTGTTGTTGCCAGAGGAGCTCTTCGGAGAGAAGTCCCCCGCGGCTCCGTCTCCGAAATCTCCCAAAAGCAGCCCTGAAACTACCACCGTTGGAAAGGCCGGTGGCGCTCCTTCTCCCTCCGGTGAGGGGCAGAAGGATAATGGTGCGGCTGAGAGGAATATGGGGTTTGGAGTTATCCTTGGAGTTGGGTTGATCTGCATGGGagctctctcttga